The genome window tacaaCCGCTATATGCGCAGATTCCGACTGCGCATGTGATACCGGAAGTCAGTGTCTCATAccgtttaatagatttcgccaTGATTTCAGTGAATTCAACCTTTCAAAAACATTTACTAATACATATATGCCGTGGGCTTGGAGGGTCCCATATGCACCCCCCctccaaacctccgaaccaatatttttctaagcccttatgacccactgatcacaaataaaactgttaacattgcataagttgggatgaacttccggttatgacgtcatcaagatggccgccatctcgaatttcactaaaaaatgaaaaatagttataacatttttcaactgaagtagacaaatgaggtatcaaaatgaccacaatagaacaaaaacTACATATCAGAacaaaataatccaatatatgtagtgtttttttacgcaggaaatgaaaaaataggattttaagcttaaaaatggtaattttttagtattttttttttatattttgcttcacgcagcaaaaatgttttccaacagcaaattattatttctaaacagttttttgtccacttataaatcagtttaaccaacaacaacaaaaaaacaaacaatgttaacaatgtATAAGTTcctgttatgacgtcatcaagatcatctcgaatttcactaaaaatgaaatatagtcATAACATTACCATTTTCCAaatgaagtagacaaatgtggtaacaaaatgaccacaatagaaaaaaaacaaaacaatacaccAAGGGTGTAAACCATCgccttgcaatagtcccaaggataatTAGCGAACGTGCTACGTACACGGGGACACCTGTTGCCGAGGATAATTTTATACTGGATATTAAGGTTAGAAAGtagttagcgagcacttaatgtcatacagacatatttctagtttctATTTCTTATTTACCCTATTTATATCCTTGCTGTAATACAAAATCAGTATAATGTACATGCAGTCAAATTTGTCCTTTTTTAccttaaatttcataatgaactcttccagCCTTTGTATTACAAGAGTTCAAGTTTGTCTTCAGGGGTGTCAAGGTCTCATTTTATATTCATAGTGTAAGTCCTTTTATTTACTACAACCAACAGTGATTCAGACATCCATCTGATAATGATATATCAGGTATGTAAGAATGAGTATTGGAGCTTTAATAGCTTATTCGACCCAATACGCATCCAGGGTggttaaaattaacaaaaatggACTAACCTTTCATGAAATAATTGCATGATGAAAGCCattaatcaattttcaaaagGAATCAAATAAAGAGACATGAATAATTTTCCTAGATTGAGTCTGCATTTAAAATCGGGTTAAGTGATTTTGATGTTCGTcgttgtaaccaaattttgcaaTAAGCTTcattggggaaaggggaacagagcttgtacaaattttggctctgaccccaatgcgacaggaggggcggggcccaataggggaaataggggtaatcctttaaattgctactagtcctagagttctgcatggattctaaccattTGGccaaaaaacatccttgggggaaggggaaaagagtttgtatagattttggctctgaaccccgggggcaggaggggcaggacccaatagggaaaatagaggtaaatccattattgctactagtcatagagttctgcatggattctaaccaaatttggccaaaaacatccttgggggaaggggaaaagagtttgtatagattttggctctgaaccccggggggcaggaggggcagggcccaatagggaaaatagaggtcaATCCATTATTGCTATTAGTCATATTGAtagattgtatttgaaaatctcaaaacttctttgatctttgtcgaatcgagacttcaacgggattGAAACCTCAggagaatacatccttaattcTATGAATGCTGGCCTTTTGCTCAGATAAAGACTTGTATAAATCCTATAAGTTATagcatttattttaattttaggaCTGTTGGCGTCCTGCTCTGATAAGGACTTGTCTTGTATAAATTCTATAAGTAATAagatttgttttgatttcaggGCTGTTGGCCTCATGCTCTGATAGGGACTTGTCTTGTATAAATTCTATAAGTAATAagatttgttttgatttcaggGCTGTTGGCCTCATGCTCTGATAGGGACTTGTCTAGTATAAGTTCTATAAGTAATAGcatttgttttgatttcaggGCTGTTGGCCTCATGCTCTGATAGGGACTTGTCTAGTATAAATTCTATAAGTAATAagatttgttttgatttcaggGCTGTTGGCCTCATGCTCTGATAGGGACTTGTCTAGTATAAGTTCTATAAGCGAGGATGAGTCATCAGCAGATACTGTGGATTTTACCTCCACTGACCACACCCTTCAAAGGACAGCGTCCGAAACTTTCAAAGACACTTTGAAGGACTCACTCCAGGAACTGGACAATGTGTTCTGGACAGATGAGTCTACCCCAAAGGTTCTCAGGCAAAGGTCAAATACTCTTCCGAACCTTCACAATGGTCAGGGCCTTCTCTGTCCTTCCCCAGAGAAGAGGAACCCAGTGGTCAATCGGAGTGTCCTGGCGGAGGAATGTCGGCGAGTAGAGGCAAGCATGAAAGCGTTGTCAGTCAGCCATAACCATCAGTGGTACGGTGACGAGGATAGTTACGTGATCAGGCAGGGTGAAGACAATCGAGGGAACGTTACGGAGGTTCTTAACGGATTCCACATTAATTCATCTGGACGCCAGACTCGTAATGTGTCTGTCAATAGGCATGtcaaatatatacatcaaatatcGCCAAGTCGTAAAAAGCTACCTTCAAAACACGCCTCAACGAAAACATACCATCCATCTAGTTTAGCGATGGAATCCATTTCTTCATATCAGTCACATTGTCATGAAGTCAAAAATGTTAATGTCAAAAGAAGTGATCTGCATTCCATTGACAAAAAACAGAACTCTGAAGACAGTATtaataaaatgtcaataaacatttcaaaaaatgaaattaaaaaagagaATGAAAAGAAAGAGGATGTCTCAATTTTCACCATCATAAAagccaaaataaaaaaagtatttgatACAGAACCTCCACCTAAACCTCTTGAGTCCCCAGACGTGATTTCAAAATCACTAGCTGTTGAAAATTGGCTTCTTCATTCGTTTGGAGCAGATGGGAATTTAGGTGATCTTTCTACCAGCACAAGTCTTGATGAATTTGAAGGCTTTGCTGTTAGAGAATTTCCACAAAGTAGCCGTCCTAGTATAAAGAGTGTGGACGAAACAGGGGAACTGGACATTGGTGGTCAAGGAGAAATGACCAATGGTATGTGTGGTGGTCAAGGAGAAGTGACCAGCGGTCTGAGAACCACTGATAATGTTCTAGAAAATGGTTTATCACATAGCTCAGCCAATGGTCATACAGAGGGGTTTGAATATAAGCCAAACGTTAATGGAGTCAGTGGACATTTTCCAGAAGACAAACAAGAGAAAATCTGTCAAACATTAGGGAACACATTTGTGTGCGCATTAAAGAGCGACAGTTCTGTCCAGAATGGTCTTAGCAATCAAAGGAATCCTGATCTTAAATATAAATCCAATCCAAAAACTCATATCAAATCACATGATCAAAAGAGAAGCTCACATGACCATACCCTACAAAATGGGTCATGTGACCTGAACGGTGCCTTGGATTCACTATGCAGGGTAACAAATGATAACCTCTCAGGAAACAATAGTAATCAAACCTTCTTGATTGGAGAGTTCGcaaaaggggagacaatttcAGCAGACGGGCATTCTAAATGTAATATTAAGAACAATGAAGCTGGGAAAAGTTTAACAAAAACTGATACAGCAAGTAAATCATTACAAACTTCAAATGGGTTCTGTAATGGTACAACAGATTCTTGCCAGCCAAATGACTCCCATGAACCTTCTGAATGTGATGCCAAAGAATTGTCTCGATACTACCATGTGTTCAGGGAAGGAGAACTAATTGCTCTTATAACTGACCATATCCACAATCTTCGAGTGGTCAGTCACATGTTTGACCACTCCAACTGGTGTGTTGTTGTTGAGAAAAGATAACAGGCGTTTTTATTATTAGAATTCGGACCAAGAATAAGAAAATTATGTGAAGTTGAGCTTTATTTATGTAACAGCAACAGCAACGGTGTAATTAATTGTGCATCAATTGGTGCATGTTCCTTGTACTGTATAGtgacatatcaaaatatcactTAATCTGAATTTTAATTGATGAAATTGCTTTTCTCCGAATTTTGTATGTTGAAAATCTCCGTTTGTACTGAAATCAGCAAAATGTTGTGTGCTCAATTTTGTTACGAATCTTTATAAGAATAACCCTGTTTAGAAATATCATTTAGTACATATTAAAAGTTTTAACTTTGACCTCAAtttcgtacatgtatatgtttttaaatgacaAAATGTGCTACTTATGATCATGCTAGCCTGGCCTGAAATTTACATATCTATACTAAGCGAATTTCACATCATGCATATTCATTTCTTTGATAAGCATATATCTTGattcatatacatatttttgataAGCATATATCTtgattcatatacatatatttcagtCAAAATGGATTGTAATCATGTATTAAGTTCTATGTCAAtgtgtttaaattattttt of Argopecten irradians isolate NY chromosome 7, Ai_NY, whole genome shotgun sequence contains these proteins:
- the LOC138328278 gene encoding uncharacterized protein, whose protein sequence is MPRSDIMGRKPSENLEQDHVYSVYDQIAPCFSEISQKAWPNVRRFLKRLQPGSLVADIGCGNGRYLHINKHIFKIGLDICCPLVEAASKKGHEVLVADNLRLPFRSGMFDAVISVGVIHHFSTTERRIEAVRELTRILRPGGKMMLYVWAYEQKRRRFDGQDVLIPWHGGQKNKSGLLASCSDRDLSSISSISEDESSADTVDFTSTDHTLQRTASETFKDTLKDSLQELDNVFWTDESTPKVLRQRSNTLPNLHNGQGLLCPSPEKRNPVVNRSVLAEECRRVEASMKALSVSHNHQWYGDEDSYVIRQGEDNRGNVTEVLNGFHINSSGRQTRNVSVNRHVKYIHQISPSRKKLPSKHASTKTYHPSSLAMESISSYQSHCHEVKNVNVKRSDLHSIDKKQNSEDSINKMSINISKNEIKKENEKKEDVSIFTIIKAKIKKVFDTEPPPKPLESPDVISKSLAVENWLLHSFGADGNLGDLSTSTSLDEFEGFAVREFPQSSRPSIKSVDETGELDIGGQGEMTNGMCGGQGEVTSGLRTTDNVLENGLSHSSANGHTEGFEYKPNVNGVSGHFPEDKQEKICQTLGNTFVCALKSDSSVQNGLSNQRNPDLKYKSNPKTHIKSHDQKRSSHDHTLQNGSCDLNGALDSLCRVTNDNLSGNNSNQTFLIGEFAKGETISADGHSKCNIKNNEAGKSLTKTDTASKSLQTSNGFCNGTTDSCQPNDSHEPSECDAKELSRYYHVFREGELIALITDHIHNLRVVSHMFDHSNWCVVVEKR